In one Epinephelus lanceolatus isolate andai-2023 chromosome 19, ASM4190304v1, whole genome shotgun sequence genomic region, the following are encoded:
- the pum3 gene encoding pumilio homolog 3, producing the protein MEAKSEKPFSPKGGKKLTQKGKDSIGTKLGGKPGGKPGGKKPFKPYNNTERKGRPVKGPQKRKMPFKGKNKEEGGGPEAKRMKKGEFKPKTKELTEEELKKNRQQRKKDLKKSRQQAERKDMFQIICQCKQVWGDLRRKNCDNDLKKKLMKELHDLIRGKVKQMAFAHDSVRVLQCFIQFGSHEQRQEVFEELKDDITGLCKSQYGKHVVKKLLMYGNKEVVAAVMQTFKGHVRPMLRHSAASSIIEYAYNDKAVLAQRLMLTEELYGNTFTICKSSVCNTIEKVAEGNPEKLNNIIDEMKQILTPMAQKEQVIKHSLVHKVFLDFFLLAPEKQRTEMIESIRESVVYMAHTHDGARVAMHCLWHGTAKDRKVIIKTMKTYMVKFATGEFGHLVLLAIFDCVDDTKLVKQAVLSEILSSLDEVIGNKYGKKVLLYLLSPRDPAHLLPEIIKVLEKGDGNAHSKKDMVIRRRELLEVVSPLLLEYLRDNAAAMVMDKASSVTVSDILASACGDLRPAMTAVAQLANHELVPGGTNGQLHMAEHPAGHLVLKWLLEQDMTLAEAGKEERFGRILVDTVGADNLKRWVKVNRGAMVLCSLLNSCDKSVAAEVKAALESIKSELSSVSNNKGAEILLENLNK; encoded by the exons ATGGAGGCTAAATCCGAAAAACCCTTTTCTCCCAAAGGAGGAAAGAAGCTAACACAGAAAGGAAAAG ATTCCATAGGGACCAAACTTGGTGGAAAACCAGGCGGTAAGCCAGGTGGTAAGAAGCCCTTCAAACCgtacaacaacacagagaggaaaGGCAGGCCGGTGAAAGGGCCACAGAAGAGGAAAATGCCGTTTAAAGGGAAAAATAAAGAAGAGGGTGGAG gTCCGGAGGCCAAGAGGATGAAGAAAGGTGAGTTTAAGCCGAAGACGAAGGAGCTGAcggaggaggagctgaagaagaACAGGCAGCAGAGGAAGAAGGATCTGAAGAAGAGCAGACAGCAGGCGGAGAGAAAGGACATGTTCCAGATCATTTGTCAGTGCAAACAAGTGTGGGGGGACCTCAGGAG GAAGAACTGCGACAACGACTTGAAGAAGAAACTGATGAAGGAGCTTCATGATCTGATCCGTGGGAAGGTGAAACAG ATGGCGTTTGCTCACGACTCAGTGCGGGTGCTGCAGTGTTTCATCCAGTTCGGCAGCCACgagcagagacaggaagtgtttgAGGAGCTCAAAG ATGACATCACTGGTTTGTGTAAGTCGCAGTACGGCAAACACGTGGTAAAAAAACTGCTGATGTACGG GAACAAGGAGGTGGTGGCAGCTGTGATGCAAACATTTAAAGGTCACGTGCGGCCGATGCTTCGCCACTCCGCTGCCTCGTCCATCATCGAGTACGCCTACAATGACAAAGCTGTGCTCGCACAGAGACTCATGCTCACAGAGGAGCTGTACGGGAACACCTTCACCATCTGCAAG TCGTCAGTGTGCAACACCATCGAGAAAGTTGCAGAGGGGAACCCAGAGAAGCTGAACAACATCATAGACGAGATGAAGCAGATTCTCACACCCATGGCCCAGAA AGAACAAGTGATCAAACACTCTCTGGTCCACAAGGTTTTCCTGGACTTCTTCCTGCTAGCACCTGAAAAACAGAGAACA GAGATGATCGAGTCGATCAGAGAGTCAGTTGTCTACATGGCTCACACACACGACGGAGCACGAGTGGCAATGCACTGTCTCTGGCACGGGACAGCCAAG gACAGAAAAGTCATCATCAAAACTATGAAGACGTACATGGTGAAGTTTGCCACG GGAGAGTTTGGTCACCTGGTGCTTCTGGCCATATTCGACTGTGTGGACGACACCAAGCTGGTCAAACAGGCCGTGCTCTCA GAGATCTTGTCATCTCTGGATGAGGTCATCGGTAATAAATATGGTAAGAAGGTGTTGTTGTACCTGCTGAGCCCCAGAGATCCTGCTCACCTGCTGCCAGAGATCATCAAGGTGCTGGAGAAAGGAGACGGAAACGCACACAG TAAAAAGGACATGGTCATTCGAAGGAGGGAGCTGCTAGAAGTTGTCTCTCCCCTGCTGCTGGAGTATCTCCGTGACAACGCTGCAGCCATGGTGATGGACAAAGCATCCAGCGTCACAGTTAGTGACATCCTGGCGTCAGCCTGCGGGGACCTGCGGCCTGCCATGACGGCTGTGGCTCAGCTGGCCAATCACGAGTTAGTGCCAGGAGGGACCAATGGACAg cttcacatgGCGGAGCATCCAGCAGGACACCTGGTGCTGAAGTGGCTCCTGGAGCAGGACATGACACTGGCAGAGGCCGGCAAGGAAG AGCGGTTTGGCAGGATACTGGTGGACACAGTGGGAGCAGACAATCTGAAGAGATGGGTCAAAGTCAACAGAGGAGCCATGGTGCTCTGCAG ccTCCTGAACAGCTGTGACAAGTCTGTGGCCGCAGAGGTGAAGGCAGCGCTGGAGTCCATCAAATCAGAGCTCAGCAGCGTCAGCAACAACAAAGGAGCTGAAATCCTGCTGGAGAATCTGAACAAATAG
- the kcnv2a gene encoding potassium voltage-gated channel subfamily V member 2, with protein sequence MLTHLRARSRSLFPSYKPGSRTQAVKEPPDYLEFTNTFMKPWNSMQDLGRDIYDLYAEYENEEEEDRLPVSPSRVLLSPTKHFILNINVGGTVYHLPYRLAARYPKTRIGQLATYTDHSRKLDLCDDYVVQSNEFFFDRDPKIFHNIFNFYRTGVLYIKDELCPRNFLEEINYWGVRIKNSQRCCRISFEERQDELNEQLKIQKQLIAELEMEENEVLFDGLAFGSTRKMIWNLVEKPFSSVTAKLVAVASSMFVLVSLVAMTLNTVEEMQYKTASGQLSGRFYGEYVETFCITFFTLEYLLRLVSTPDLKSFGRSVLNTVDLIAILPHYLQIALECFEDEDLHPHSGDIETVARVGKVGQVLKIMRLMRIFRILKLARHSTGLRAFGFTLRQCYQQVGCLLLFIGMGIFMFSAMVYTVEHDVYNTNFTSMPHAWWWAAVSISTVGYGDMFPETNLGRIFAFACISFGVILNGMPISILYNKFSDYYTKLKSHEYAAVTKARGKVHFAKRAAKRFAECCEDAVQPRTSRLR encoded by the exons ATGTTGACCCACCTCAGAGCCCGTAGCAGGAGTTTGTTCCCCAGCTACAAGCCCGGCAGCCGGACTCAAGCCGTCAAAGAGCCGCCAGACTATCTGGAATTTACCAACACCTTTATGAAGCCATGGAACTCCATGCAG GATCTGGGCAGAGACATCTATGATCTTTATGCTGAGTATGAAaacgaggaggaggaagatcgACTCCCGGTGTCTCCTTCCCGCGTGCTGCTCTCTCCAACCAAACACTTCATTCTCAACATCAACGTGGGAGGAACG GTGTACCATTTGCCCTACAGGTTAGCTGCCAGGTATCCAAAGACAAGGATCGGCCAATTGGCCACATACACAGACCACAGCAGGAAGTTGGACCTGTGTGACGACTATGTCGTTCAGAGCAACGAGTTCTTCTTCGACCGGGACCCGAAAATCTTCCACAACATCTTCAACTTCtacag AACTGGAGTGTTGTACATTAAAGATGAGCTGTGTCCCCGCAACTTCCTGGAGGAGATTAACTACTGGGGCGTCAGAATCAAAAACAGTCAACGCTGCTGCCGCATCTCCTTCGAAGAGAGGCAGGATGAGCTCAACGAGCAgctgaaaatacagaaacagctgatagcagag CTGGAGATGGAGGAGAACGAGGTGTTATTTGATGGCTTGGCCTTCGGGTCGACACGAAAGATGATCTGGAACCTGGTGGAGAAGCCGTTCTCCTCGGTCACCGCCAAGCTGGTGGCCGTCGCCTCCTCCATGTTCGTGTTGGTCTCACTGGTCGCCATGACACTCAACACTGTGGAGGAGATGCAGTACAAG ACGGCGTCGGGCCAGCTCAGTGGCAGATTCTATGGCGAGTACGTGGAGACATTCTGCATCACCTTCTTCACCCTGGAGTACCTGCTGCGCCTGGTGTCCACCCCCGACCTCAAGAGTTTTGGGCGCAGTGTGCTGAACACTGTCGACTTGATCGCCATCCTGCCGCACTACCTCCAGATAGCCCTTGAGTGCTTCGAGGACGAAGACCTGCACCCGCACTCTGGGGACATTGAGACAGTAGCACGTGTTGGAAAG GTGGGCCAGGTGCTGAAGATCATGCGGCTGATGCGAATCTTCAGGATCTTGAAGCTGGCTCGTCACTCGACAGGCCTCAGAGCCTTTGGCTTCACACTGAGACAGTGCTACCAGCAG gTGGGCTGTTTGCTGCTCTTCATCGGCATGGGCATCTTCATGTTTTCGGCCATGGTGTATACTGTGGAGCACGATGTTTATAACACCAACTTCACCTCCATGCCACACGCATGGTGGTGGGCTGCT GTGAGTATTTCCACAGTGGGCTACGGCGACATGTTCCCCGAGACCAACCTGGGTCGCATCTTTGCCTTCGCCTGCATCTCCTTTGGCGTCATCCTCAATGGCATGCCCATCTCCATCCTCTACAACAAGTTCTCCGACTATTACACCAAGCTCAAGTCCCATGAATACGCCGCCGTCACCAAGGCCCGCGGGAAGGTGCATTTCGCCAAGAGGGCGGCAAAGAGGTTCGCAGAGTGCTGCGAGGACGCCGTGCAGCCGAGGACATCCCGTCTGCGGTGA